In the genome of Porphyrobacter sp. ULC335, one region contains:
- a CDS encoding molybdopterin-dependent oxidoreductase, protein MGIQTHKTFCRFCHANCAMEVDVEDGKVIEVRGDPDDPAYGGYTCMKGRELPDSHNSANRLHHSLVRNEAGEFVETPMPEALAHVASELRRIIDQHGPHSVAVFMGSGGFQNSAAMSASVSFAQAVGSRNFYTSVTLDQPAKVFTTARYGKWLAGPNTFSESDVAMFIGNNPIVSHYSPVGGVPPFSPSRRIRDQKAQGLKLIVADPRESDVARLADIYLPVKPGEDPAMLAGMLNVIIAEGLYDRNFVAAHVDGFDELAEAVKAFTPEVAAERAGLDKDQLVAAARMFATGSKGCAVTGTGPEMAGNGTLTEYLVVCLNTICARFKQEGEKAAIPGVFSPYQTARRAQVGPPVPMFGAEGMPKSRFRGLGHLGWEMPCNVLADEILTPGEGQVRALISVGGNPVVGFPDQVKMARALDDLELFVQIDPWMSASARRADVVLAPSQCLEREDITSLSEWWHEEPYARYTEAVVEAPGDVIDEYEMFWTLAHHLGIQMMLNGGPLPMDRKPTKQEFLDLAVTGCLVTPSQVREDCRANGGAAVFYPEQHPTVGPVDENEFHRFDLAVGAMPSEILKYAENRTAREGFDFRLISRRSKTRFNSIGHPLKKLQAKTTTNPAYIHPDDIAALGLEEGGLVAITSPHATIHGVVKASDKVRRGIVSMAHAYGDADATKEDVRERGSSTNRLVSEVVDYDPITGQSLQSAIPVKLEPA, encoded by the coding sequence ATGGGCATTCAGACTCACAAGACCTTCTGCCGCTTCTGCCACGCCAATTGCGCGATGGAAGTCGATGTCGAGGACGGGAAAGTGATCGAGGTCCGCGGCGATCCCGACGATCCGGCCTATGGCGGTTATACCTGCATGAAGGGACGCGAACTGCCGGATTCGCACAATTCGGCAAACCGCCTGCATCATAGCCTAGTCCGCAATGAAGCGGGCGAATTTGTCGAAACCCCGATGCCCGAGGCTTTGGCCCATGTCGCAAGCGAATTGCGCCGGATTATCGACCAGCATGGCCCGCACTCGGTCGCGGTGTTCATGGGTTCGGGGGGCTTCCAGAACAGCGCTGCCATGTCTGCCTCGGTGAGCTTTGCGCAGGCTGTCGGCAGCCGCAATTTCTACACCTCGGTGACGCTTGATCAGCCGGCGAAGGTGTTCACCACCGCCCGCTACGGCAAGTGGTTGGCGGGGCCGAACACGTTCAGCGAAAGCGACGTTGCCATGTTCATCGGCAACAACCCGATCGTCTCACACTATTCGCCGGTTGGCGGAGTTCCGCCCTTCAGCCCCTCGCGCCGCATCCGCGACCAGAAGGCGCAAGGGCTGAAGCTGATCGTGGCAGACCCGCGCGAGAGCGATGTGGCGCGGCTGGCCGACATCTATCTGCCGGTAAAGCCCGGCGAAGATCCGGCTATGCTGGCGGGCATGCTCAACGTGATCATCGCCGAGGGGTTGTATGATCGCAATTTCGTCGCCGCCCATGTCGACGGGTTCGACGAGCTGGCCGAGGCAGTGAAAGCCTTCACGCCCGAGGTGGCGGCGGAACGCGCGGGCCTCGACAAGGACCAGCTTGTCGCCGCCGCGCGGATGTTCGCGACCGGCTCGAAGGGCTGCGCCGTCACCGGCACCGGCCCCGAAATGGCGGGCAACGGGACGCTGACCGAATATCTTGTGGTATGCCTCAACACGATCTGTGCGCGCTTCAAGCAGGAAGGCGAGAAGGCCGCGATCCCCGGCGTGTTCAGCCCCTACCAGACCGCCCGCCGCGCACAGGTCGGCCCGCCGGTGCCGATGTTCGGCGCGGAAGGAATGCCGAAATCGCGCTTCCGCGGGCTCGGCCACCTTGGGTGGGAGATGCCTTGCAACGTGCTGGCGGACGAAATCCTTACCCCCGGCGAAGGCCAGGTTCGTGCGCTGATATCGGTCGGCGGCAACCCGGTTGTCGGCTTCCCCGATCAGGTCAAGATGGCCCGCGCGCTCGACGATCTTGAACTGTTCGTGCAGATTGATCCGTGGATGAGCGCCAGCGCGCGCCGCGCCGACGTGGTGCTCGCGCCTTCGCAATGCCTTGAGCGGGAGGACATCACCAGCCTTTCGGAATGGTGGCACGAGGAGCCTTACGCGCGCTACACCGAAGCGGTGGTCGAGGCGCCGGGCGACGTGATCGACGAGTACGAGATGTTCTGGACGCTCGCGCACCACCTTGGCATCCAGATGATGCTCAATGGCGGCCCGCTGCCGATGGACCGCAAGCCGACCAAGCAGGAGTTCCTCGATCTGGCAGTGACCGGCTGCCTCGTTACGCCCAGCCAGGTGCGCGAGGATTGCCGCGCCAATGGCGGTGCGGCGGTGTTCTATCCCGAACAGCACCCGACCGTGGGACCGGTCGACGAGAACGAGTTCCACCGCTTCGATCTGGCAGTCGGGGCCATGCCATCCGAAATCCTGAAATACGCCGAGAACCGGACAGCGCGCGAGGGCTTCGACTTCCGCCTCATTTCGCGGCGCTCGAAGACGCGGTTCAATTCGATCGGCCACCCGCTCAAGAAGTTGCAGGCCAAGACCACCACCAACCCCGCCTATATCCACCCCGATGATATCGCCGCGCTCGGCCTTGAGGAAGGCGGGTTGGTCGCGATCACTTCACCCCACGCCACCATCCACGGCGTCGTGAAAGCGAGCGACAAGGTGCGGCGCGGGATCGTGTCGATGGCGCATGCTTACGGGGATGCCGACGCGACCAAGGAGGATGTGCGGGAACGCGGATCCTCGACCAACCGGCTGGTCAGCGAGGTGGTCGATTACGACCCGATCACCGGCCAATCCCTGCAAAGCGCCATTCCGGTGAAGCTGGAACCGGCCTGA
- a CDS encoding FAD-dependent oxidoreductase: MKEVDVIILGTGAAGMTAALAAHEAGASVALVERWDRIGGTSAISGGVIWVADNPRMRAAGMADSRADALAYFRSLDHGDLVDETLEAFVDKGPEALAFLEGIEALKVAVLPGYPDYYLDRPGAKPEGSRALDHDLFGLGDLGEWAAKIYAIEEPKPLMLRETPLGGATAMPPMEVLGQRMAARQCGFGQAMVARLLKACIERGIEPILGVETKQLVRDGDRITGIEGEKDGQPFAMTARRGVIITTGGFEWDTELRQTFLRGPVTAPASPPTGTGGGLKLAMAAGAKLGNMTSAWWAPTLVTPDAPWASGEQRAQIILIERTVPHGIMVNRRAQRFCNEAANYSALGGVFHQFDPASYDYRNLPAYLIFDAQYAARYPLGTRQPGQPIPDWVMRADTLEGLAEQIGIDAAALTETVARFNVHADEGHDPDFGRGTSAYDHFYGDRSREGTAVTLGAIREAPFYAVEIASGLLGTNGGPRTDGQARILGHDGEPIPGLLGAGNAIACPTGGIYAGAGGTLGPALTFGYIAGRTAALANA, from the coding sequence ATGAAAGAAGTCGACGTCATCATTCTCGGAACGGGCGCGGCTGGCATGACCGCCGCGCTTGCGGCACACGAAGCGGGCGCGTCGGTCGCTCTGGTCGAGCGGTGGGATCGTATCGGCGGCACCTCGGCGATTTCGGGCGGGGTGATCTGGGTGGCGGACAACCCCCGGATGCGCGCCGCCGGAATGGCCGACAGCCGCGCAGATGCGCTCGCCTATTTCCGCAGCCTCGATCACGGCGATCTGGTGGACGAGACGCTGGAGGCCTTTGTCGACAAGGGGCCGGAGGCGCTCGCGTTTCTGGAGGGGATCGAGGCGCTGAAAGTAGCGGTGCTGCCCGGCTATCCCGACTATTATCTCGACCGCCCGGGCGCGAAGCCCGAAGGCAGCCGCGCGCTCGATCATGATCTGTTCGGCTTGGGCGATCTCGGCGAGTGGGCGGCAAAAATCTACGCCATCGAAGAGCCCAAGCCGCTGATGCTGCGCGAAACGCCGCTGGGCGGGGCGACTGCCATGCCGCCAATGGAGGTGCTGGGCCAGCGCATGGCGGCGCGGCAATGCGGCTTCGGTCAGGCGATGGTGGCGCGGCTGCTCAAGGCCTGCATCGAGCGCGGGATCGAGCCGATCCTCGGCGTGGAGACAAAGCAGCTGGTGCGCGACGGCGACCGGATCACCGGGATCGAAGGCGAGAAGGACGGCCAGCCCTTCGCCATGACCGCAAGGCGCGGCGTCATCATCACCACCGGCGGTTTCGAGTGGGACACCGAATTGCGCCAGACTTTCCTGCGCGGCCCTGTCACCGCCCCCGCCAGCCCGCCCACCGGCACCGGCGGCGGGTTGAAGCTGGCGATGGCGGCAGGCGCGAAGCTCGGCAACATGACCAGCGCGTGGTGGGCGCCGACCTTGGTGACGCCGGACGCACCGTGGGCCAGCGGCGAACAACGCGCGCAGATCATCCTGATCGAACGCACCGTGCCGCACGGGATCATGGTCAACCGGCGAGCGCAGCGCTTCTGCAACGAGGCGGCGAATTACTCGGCGCTGGGCGGGGTGTTCCACCAGTTCGATCCGGCGAGTTATGATTACCGCAACCTGCCTGCCTATCTGATTTTCGACGCGCAATATGCCGCGCGCTATCCCCTCGGCACCCGCCAGCCGGGTCAGCCGATCCCCGATTGGGTGATGCGGGCCGACACGCTGGAGGGACTGGCGGAGCAGATCGGGATTGATGCGGCGGCGCTGACCGAAACCGTCGCGCGGTTCAACGTCCATGCCGACGAAGGGCACGACCCCGATTTCGGGCGCGGCACCAGCGCCTATGACCACTTCTACGGCGACCGATCGCGGGAAGGCACAGCGGTGACGCTCGGCGCGATCCGCGAAGCGCCGTTCTATGCAGTGGAGATCGCTTCGGGCCTGCTCGGCACCAATGGCGGGCCGCGCACCGATGGACAGGCGCGCATATTGGGGCATGACGGGGAGCCGATCCCCGGCTTGTTGGGCGCGGGCAATGCCATCGCCTGTCCGACCGGCGGGATTTATGCCGGCGCGGGGGGGACTTTGGGTCCGGCGTTGACGTTTGGGTATATCGCGGGGCGCACGGCGGCTCTGGCGAATGCTTAG
- a CDS encoding ThuA domain-containing protein, translating to MTRSLLVLSGGHPYEEAPFAELLAGLDDWELTHLVHPEGGEADAAGAIAASDALLFYDMAGYTFADGTVTTRPPSPAFREAIAARFASGRGAVAMHHALAGWADWPEWHAWLGGQFHYQPGAHGPDSGYRHDVAYEARIVADHPVTRGLPDSFPVSDELYLCPVDESAFAPLMRAEGFAFTADNFYSAANAVAGAMFSREGWNHPPGSNCIAWESHRCPAPLVYLQCGDGPATYANPHVRRMLRQALDYTSGGTA from the coding sequence GTGACACGTTCGCTGCTCGTGCTGTCCGGGGGGCATCCTTACGAGGAAGCCCCCTTCGCCGAATTGCTGGCCGGACTGGACGATTGGGAGCTGACGCATCTCGTCCATCCCGAGGGCGGCGAGGCTGATGCGGCGGGAGCGATCGCGGCGTCGGACGCACTGCTGTTCTACGACATGGCGGGCTACACTTTCGCCGATGGCACGGTGACAACACGCCCGCCTTCGCCCGCTTTCCGCGAGGCCATCGCAGCGCGGTTTGCCAGTGGCAGGGGTGCGGTAGCGATGCACCACGCACTGGCCGGGTGGGCCGATTGGCCGGAATGGCATGCATGGCTTGGCGGGCAGTTCCACTACCAACCCGGCGCGCATGGGCCCGACTCCGGCTATCGCCACGATGTTGCTTATGAGGCGCGGATTGTCGCCGATCATCCGGTTACCCGCGGGTTGCCGGACAGCTTCCCGGTCAGCGACGAGCTTTACCTCTGCCCGGTCGACGAAAGCGCTTTTGCCCCCCTGATGCGCGCCGAGGGCTTCGCCTTCACGGCTGACAATTTCTATTCCGCTGCCAACGCGGTGGCGGGCGCGATGTTCAGCCGCGAAGGCTGGAACCACCCGCCCGGCAGCAACTGCATCGCGTGGGAGAGCCACAGATGCCCCGCCCCGCTCGTCTATCTGCAATGCGGCGATGGCCCGGCGACCTACGCCAACCCCCACGTGCGACGGATGCTGCGGCAGGCGCTCGACTACACCTCAGGAGGAACCGCATGA
- a CDS encoding putative quinol monooxygenase, whose protein sequence is MAKILISAQIDLDPAQREEALRSARPHIEAALAEKGCIHYDWSACSMNPARVNVFEEWESEEALAAHFKDPAYTGMRDHIGQFGITGAVSAKYRVDAEGPVYNAEGNATEAFD, encoded by the coding sequence ATGGCAAAAATCCTGATTTCCGCACAGATCGACCTCGACCCCGCCCAGCGTGAAGAGGCCCTGCGTAGCGCCCGCCCGCACATCGAGGCCGCGCTCGCGGAAAAGGGCTGCATCCACTACGACTGGAGCGCCTGTTCGATGAACCCCGCGCGGGTCAACGTCTTCGAGGAGTGGGAAAGCGAGGAGGCGCTCGCGGCGCACTTCAAGGATCCTGCCTACACAGGGATGCGCGATCACATCGGCCAGTTCGGGATTACCGGCGCCGTCAGCGCCAAGTACCGCGTCGATGCCGAAGGCCCGGTCTACAACGCCGAAGGCAATGCGACCGAGGCGTTTGACTAA
- a CDS encoding molybdenum cofactor guanylyltransferase, with translation MTNLLGAILAGGQARRFGSDKAQAMYEGERLIDRVAAALCVQCESVVVCGREEAGFTCIPDWPEAGLGPLGGLAAALRHAADGNFTHVLSAGVDVPDLPHDLAAILAGESAAIVESQPVVGLWPVAKASALEAFLSGGGRSLYRFADHIGARQIELQAPLMNVNRPEDLPPA, from the coding sequence TTGACTAACCTGCTCGGGGCGATCCTTGCCGGCGGTCAGGCACGGCGGTTCGGCAGCGACAAGGCGCAGGCGATGTATGAAGGCGAGCGGCTGATCGACCGGGTCGCTGCGGCACTTTGCGTACAGTGCGAAAGCGTGGTGGTGTGCGGGCGCGAGGAGGCGGGGTTCACCTGCATCCCCGACTGGCCGGAGGCGGGTCTCGGCCCGCTCGGCGGGCTCGCCGCGGCGCTGCGGCATGCTGCGGACGGGAACTTCACCCACGTGCTCTCCGCCGGAGTCGATGTGCCTGATTTGCCGCACGATCTCGCCGCGATACTGGCGGGAGAAAGTGCGGCCATCGTGGAAAGTCAGCCGGTCGTCGGGCTCTGGCCTGTCGCCAAAGCCTCTGCTCTCGAAGCGTTTCTCAGCGGCGGAGGAAGATCACTCTACCGCTTCGCCGACCACATCGGCGCGCGGCAGATCGAGCTTCAAGCGCCGCTGATGAACGTCAACCGGCCGGAGGACCTGCCCCCGGCCTGA
- a CDS encoding NADP-dependent oxidoreductase translates to MPTNRRFLLQRRPDGTPVQDDFELVSEPTPALEEGQFLIRNHYASLDPAMRGWMDAEGNYMPPIPLGDPVRASIIGVVEESRAEGFAPGQWVMGLNALEDYSVSAVGGFTQPIDPSLVPSVTNYLSIFGAVGMTAYFGFLEVCEPKAGETVLVTGAAGAVGSLVGQLAKIHGCRAVGIAGGPAKCARLIEKYGFDAAIDYRGKDEAALTAAIAEACPDGVDVIFENVGGIILDAGLMNLNLHSRVGLCGLISEYNTEPRGIRNLWQLIVKRAHIRGLLVADYVPRFGEGAQQMGVWAAQGKLTIDEHVDEGLEHAFDSFMRLFAGTNDGKMILKIA, encoded by the coding sequence ATGCCCACCAACCGCCGCTTTCTGCTGCAACGCCGCCCCGATGGGACGCCTGTTCAGGACGATTTCGAACTGGTCAGCGAACCCACCCCTGCGCTGGAGGAGGGCCAGTTCCTGATCCGCAACCACTACGCCTCGCTCGATCCGGCGATGCGCGGGTGGATGGATGCCGAGGGCAATTACATGCCGCCGATCCCGCTCGGCGATCCGGTGCGCGCCAGCATTATCGGCGTGGTCGAGGAAAGCCGCGCGGAAGGCTTTGCGCCCGGGCAATGGGTGATGGGGCTGAACGCGCTGGAGGATTACTCGGTTAGTGCGGTCGGCGGATTCACCCAGCCGATTGACCCGTCACTGGTGCCAAGCGTCACCAACTACCTGTCGATTTTCGGTGCGGTGGGGATGACCGCCTATTTCGGGTTCCTCGAGGTTTGCGAGCCAAAGGCGGGCGAAACCGTGCTGGTCACCGGTGCGGCCGGGGCCGTCGGCAGCCTCGTCGGCCAACTCGCCAAGATCCACGGCTGCCGCGCGGTCGGCATTGCCGGCGGCCCGGCCAAATGCGCGCGCCTGATCGAGAAATACGGCTTTGACGCCGCCATCGACTATCGCGGCAAGGATGAGGCCGCGCTCACCGCTGCCATCGCCGAAGCCTGCCCTGACGGGGTCGACGTGATCTTCGAGAATGTCGGCGGGATCATCCTCGATGCCGGTTTGATGAACCTCAACCTGCACTCCCGCGTCGGGCTATGCGGCCTGATCAGCGAATACAACACCGAGCCGCGCGGCATCCGCAACCTGTGGCAGCTGATCGTCAAGCGTGCCCACATCCGCGGGCTGCTGGTCGCCGACTACGTCCCCCGCTTCGGCGAGGGCGCGCAGCAAATGGGCGTCTGGGCCGCGCAAGGCAAACTCACCATCGACGAGCATGTCGACGAAGGGCTGGAGCACGCCTTCGACAGCTTCATGCGGCTGTTCGCCGGCACCAATGACGGCAAGATGATCCTCAAGATCGCCTGA
- a CDS encoding NADP-dependent oxidoreductase, translating into MPTTTRQWLLNGHPRGRGIEIDSDFKLATTELADPGPGEMLLKTHYLGFDPAQKGWMENIADYVAPMAIGDVMRGSGIAEVVASNGGRYAVGDMVFGTTGWAEYLVTDGKELTKVETDLSPTAVLSVLGTTGLTAYCGLFKVGKPVAGDTVLVSGAAGATGSIVGQLAKIAGCRVVGIAGGQDKCDWLVREAGYDAAIDYKADNVKAQIKEHCPRGVDVIYDNVGGKILNDMLACIATNARVVICGGISRYETGSLPAGPENYFNLVFRRGTMAGFIVLDWASEFPVIRKRLEGFVKDGSLKYQEDIQHGFENAPTTLQRLFSGQNRGKQLLKL; encoded by the coding sequence ATGCCCACCACCACCCGCCAATGGCTCCTGAATGGACACCCGCGGGGTCGCGGGATCGAGATCGACAGCGACTTCAAGCTTGCCACAACCGAACTGGCCGACCCCGGCCCCGGCGAGATGCTGCTCAAGACGCACTATCTCGGCTTCGATCCGGCGCAGAAGGGCTGGATGGAGAACATCGCCGACTATGTCGCCCCGATGGCGATCGGTGATGTCATGCGCGGCAGCGGGATTGCAGAAGTCGTGGCCTCTAACGGTGGGCGTTATGCTGTCGGCGACATGGTTTTCGGCACCACCGGCTGGGCCGAGTATCTGGTCACCGATGGCAAGGAATTGACCAAGGTCGAAACCGATCTGTCGCCCACCGCCGTGCTTTCGGTGCTGGGGACCACCGGGCTGACTGCCTATTGCGGGCTGTTCAAGGTCGGCAAGCCGGTTGCGGGTGACACCGTGCTGGTTTCGGGTGCAGCGGGCGCGACGGGGAGCATTGTCGGCCAGCTCGCCAAGATCGCCGGATGCCGCGTCGTCGGCATCGCAGGCGGACAGGACAAGTGCGATTGGCTGGTGCGCGAAGCGGGCTATGACGCCGCCATCGATTACAAGGCGGACAATGTGAAGGCGCAGATCAAGGAGCACTGCCCGCGCGGTGTGGACGTGATCTACGACAATGTCGGCGGCAAGATCCTCAATGATATGCTAGCCTGCATTGCCACCAATGCCCGCGTAGTGATCTGCGGCGGGATCAGCCGTTACGAGACAGGCTCGCTTCCGGCCGGGCCGGAGAACTACTTCAACCTCGTCTTCCGGCGCGGCACGATGGCAGGCTTCATCGTGCTCGATTGGGCCAGCGAGTTTCCCGTTATCCGCAAGCGGCTGGAGGGCTTCGTCAAGGATGGCAGTCTGAAATATCAGGAAGATATCCAGCACGGCTTCGAGAACGCGCCGACCACCTTGCAGCGGCTGTTCAGCGGGCAGAACCGCGGCAAGCAATTGCTGAAGCTGTGA
- a CDS encoding SDR family NAD(P)-dependent oxidoreductase, protein MMGQLEGKTAVVLGAASEGNMGQTIARLFAKEGAKVMVAGRKEGPLAALASEIGGEYALCDISSKPEVNAMADKAAATFGRVDIAINTTGWGLLASMEEITDEQLDQIVDLQFKGVHHFLQAFVRVMSAQAPTGGSLISLSSATTKAIITNHAAYIGTKRGSEALIECVANDYGHLGIKANTVSPAFTDSPMTHESFQVPGLTDAFLPRYPMGRLNTVDDVAHACLWLSTDQAYVTGANIQPNGGLAMRGNPQAGDVAAAIGAAMAKLQA, encoded by the coding sequence ATGATGGGACAGTTAGAGGGCAAGACAGCGGTCGTGCTGGGCGCAGCGTCGGAGGGGAACATGGGACAGACCATCGCCCGCCTGTTCGCCAAGGAGGGTGCCAAAGTGATGGTTGCGGGCCGCAAGGAAGGCCCGCTGGCGGCATTAGCCTCTGAAATCGGAGGAGAATATGCCCTGTGCGACATTTCCTCCAAGCCCGAGGTCAACGCCATGGCCGACAAGGCGGCGGCTACTTTCGGGCGGGTCGACATCGCGATCAACACCACCGGCTGGGGCCTGCTCGCCAGCATGGAAGAAATCACCGACGAACAGCTCGACCAGATCGTTGATCTCCAGTTCAAGGGCGTGCACCATTTTCTTCAGGCTTTCGTGAGGGTTATGAGCGCGCAAGCCCCTACTGGCGGTTCGCTGATCAGCCTGTCTTCGGCGACCACCAAGGCGATCATCACCAACCACGCCGCCTATATCGGCACCAAGCGCGGTTCTGAGGCGCTGATCGAGTGTGTTGCCAATGATTACGGGCACTTGGGGATCAAGGCCAACACCGTCTCCCCTGCCTTCACCGACAGCCCGATGACGCACGAGAGCTTCCAGGTGCCGGGCCTGACCGACGCATTTCTGCCGCGTTATCCGATGGGTAGGCTCAATACGGTGGACGATGTCGCCCATGCCTGCCTGTGGCTCAGCACCGATCAGGCCTATGTCACGGGGGCGAATATCCAACCCAACGGCGGCCTCGCGATGCGTGGCAATCCGCAGGCCGGTGATGTCGCGGCGGCGATTGGCGCGGCGATGGCAAAGTTGCAGGCGTGA
- a CDS encoding nuclear transport factor 2 family protein, with amino-acid sequence MFTGPLEDRVAITELNGTYADGVVRIDADTWATVWADDADWDLMGHKTKGKEAIVAFWNGAMGGLEAVSFHCVPCMIEVTGNTAKSRVQTQEILKPKDGKARHVGGLYEDTLAKIDGRWLFTSRTFKIVAEFGVEG; translated from the coding sequence ATGTTTACAGGGCCTCTGGAGGATCGCGTGGCGATCACCGAATTGAACGGCACCTATGCCGATGGCGTGGTGCGGATCGATGCCGACACCTGGGCGACAGTCTGGGCGGACGATGCCGACTGGGACCTGATGGGGCACAAGACCAAGGGCAAGGAGGCGATCGTGGCCTTCTGGAACGGCGCGATGGGCGGGCTGGAGGCAGTCAGCTTCCACTGCGTGCCGTGCATGATCGAAGTCACCGGAAACACAGCGAAATCCCGCGTCCAGACGCAGGAAATCCTCAAGCCCAAGGACGGCAAGGCGCGCCATGTTGGCGGGCTTTACGAAGACACGCTGGCGAAGATCGACGGGCGCTGGCTGTTCACTTCGCGCACATTCAAGATCGTCGCCGAATTCGGCGTGGAGGGCTGA
- a CDS encoding limonene-1,2-epoxide hydrolase family protein, whose protein sequence is MTPQQTVEAFIGHWNACDIDAMLALCADDIVYHNIPMEPVRGTTEMRAMVEGFLANIASCDWQTHAIAVNGDTVLTERTDGFIFKDGRRAAIRVMGTFELGADGRIIAWRDYFDMLEFQREFAGG, encoded by the coding sequence ATGACACCCCAGCAAACCGTCGAGGCTTTCATCGGCCATTGGAACGCCTGCGACATCGACGCGATGCTCGCCCTGTGCGCCGACGATATCGTCTATCACAACATCCCCATGGAACCGGTTCGCGGCACGACGGAAATGCGCGCGATGGTCGAAGGCTTCCTCGCCAACATCGCGTCGTGCGACTGGCAGACCCACGCCATCGCGGTGAACGGCGACACCGTGCTGACCGAACGCACCGATGGCTTCATCTTCAAGGATGGCCGCCGCGCTGCGATCCGTGTCATGGGCACGTTCGAACTGGGCGCAGACGGTCGCATCATCGCATGGCGTGACTATTTCGATATGCTTGAATTCCAGCGCGAATTCGCGGGCGGATGA
- a CDS encoding SDR family NAD(P)-dependent oxidoreductase, giving the protein MKLAGKIAAITGGTAGMGRGIAEAFLAEGASVALFARNADKGAKVLEELGAGDRAIFIAGDVMEQSDLEGFVDKVIAHFGTLDILVNNAGGAGDLQPLVNLSDHAFDEAMKWNVYSTFWATRRALPVMLGKGDGRVINISSMEGKHGKAVLTAYSAAKHAVNGMTKSLAREVGVQGVTVNAICPGIVITDIIKNNGPATAKAMGMELDEMIAMFAADSAIKRPNTVEEVAAVAVLLASAAGAGITGQQISVDGGTAQY; this is encoded by the coding sequence ATGAAACTGGCAGGAAAAATCGCCGCGATCACCGGGGGCACGGCGGGCATGGGGCGCGGCATCGCCGAGGCGTTCCTGGCCGAGGGCGCAAGCGTCGCACTGTTCGCGCGGAACGCGGACAAGGGCGCGAAGGTGCTGGAGGAACTGGGAGCCGGTGACCGCGCTATCTTCATCGCGGGCGACGTGATGGAGCAGTCCGACCTCGAAGGCTTCGTCGACAAGGTCATCGCCCATTTCGGCACGCTCGACATCCTCGTGAACAATGCGGGCGGCGCGGGCGATTTGCAGCCTTTGGTGAACCTCTCCGACCACGCCTTTGACGAGGCGATGAAGTGGAACGTCTATTCGACCTTCTGGGCCACCCGCCGCGCGCTGCCGGTGATGCTGGGCAAGGGTGACGGGCGCGTGATCAACATCTCCTCGATGGAGGGCAAGCACGGCAAGGCGGTGCTGACAGCTTACAGCGCCGCCAAGCACGCGGTGAACGGCATGACCAAAAGCCTCGCCCGCGAAGTCGGCGTTCAGGGCGTTACGGTCAACGCGATTTGCCCCGGGATCGTCATCACCGACATCATCAAGAACAACGGCCCCGCCACTGCGAAAGCGATGGGCATGGAGCTGGACGAGATGATCGCCATGTTCGCGGCGGATTCGGCGATCAAGCGGCCGAACACGGTCGAGGAAGTGGCGGCGGTTGCCGTGTTGCTCGCCAGCGCGGCAGGGGCAGGGATCACCGGCCAGCAGATCAGCGTCGATGGCGGGACGGCGCAGTACTAG